A single window of Caldicellulosiruptor bescii DSM 6725 DNA harbors:
- the gpr gene encoding GPR endopeptidase encodes MFKIQTDLALETRELVQKGLGREIEGVEVEERKEFDDKIKITKVKVNSIKGEAILQKPMGNYITIEADGLRDEDFEVQEQVSKILANELESLINVSQKSTVLVVGLGNWDVTPDSLGPKVVSKVLITRHLFEFVPEKIKDRRIRSVCAISPGVMGITGIETSEIIGGIVQRIHPDLIIAIDALASRRLERISTAIQIADTGIVPGSGIGNERKGITKETVGVPVVAIGVPMVVDAAIIANDAIDLLLERLKNETDRSSPLYMLLESIPDEDRFNLIKEVIFPYYGNLFVTPKDIDRIVENISTVIADGINKAIHPEVKENEEYRYVN; translated from the coding sequence ATGTTTAAAATTCAAACAGACCTTGCCCTTGAAACAAGAGAACTTGTCCAAAAAGGGCTTGGAAGAGAGATAGAAGGTGTTGAGGTTGAAGAGAGAAAAGAGTTTGACGATAAAATTAAAATCACTAAGGTCAAGGTTAACTCTATAAAAGGTGAAGCAATCTTGCAAAAGCCTATGGGCAATTATATCACAATCGAAGCTGATGGGCTGCGCGATGAAGATTTTGAGGTCCAGGAACAAGTATCAAAGATACTGGCAAACGAGCTTGAAAGCTTGATAAATGTGTCGCAAAAATCTACCGTGCTTGTTGTTGGACTTGGTAACTGGGATGTTACGCCCGACTCTTTAGGACCAAAAGTTGTCTCAAAGGTGTTGATTACACGTCATTTGTTTGAGTTTGTGCCAGAAAAGATAAAAGATAGGCGAATACGTTCTGTTTGCGCGATATCGCCAGGTGTTATGGGCATAACTGGAATCGAGACTAGCGAAATAATAGGCGGTATAGTTCAGAGAATACATCCTGATTTAATAATTGCAATTGACGCACTTGCTTCAAGAAGGCTTGAGAGGATATCAACTGCTATCCAGATAGCAGATACGGGTATTGTTCCTGGATCAGGTATTGGAAATGAACGAAAAGGTATCACAAAAGAAACAGTTGGTGTGCCTGTTGTGGCAATTGGTGTTCCTATGGTGGTTGATGCAGCAATTATTGCAAATGATGCCATAGACCTTCTACTCGAAAGACTAAAAAATGAAACGGATAGGTCATCGCCGCTTTATATGCTTTTAGAGAGTATTCCTGATGAGGACAGATTTAATCTTATCAAAGAGGTTATATTCCCTTACTATGGGAATCTCTTTGTAACGCCGAAAGACATTGACAGGATTGTTGAAAATATTTCGACTGTGATAGCCGATGGAATAAATAAGGCAATTCATCCGGAGGTAAAAGAGAATGAAGAGTATAGATATGTGAATTGA
- a CDS encoding small, acid-soluble spore protein, alpha/beta type, which translates to MARQKIMSEELKMEIAKELGVYDVVSKYGWGEVKSRDCGNIVRKAIEMAEKALKEKQ; encoded by the coding sequence TTGGCAAGGCAAAAGATTATGTCAGAGGAGCTTAAAATGGAGATAGCAAAAGAGCTTGGAGTGTACGATGTAGTTTCTAAGTACGGTTGGGGAGAAGTAAAATCGCGCGACTGTGGTAACATCGTCAGAAAAGCTATTGAGATGGCAGAAAAAGCCTTGAAAGAAAAGCAATAA
- the xerD gene encoding site-specific tyrosine recombinase XerD: MSIIEAFGNYLQRQNRFSQNTISSYLRDAKKYIEFLDDIKIKLENTSQTTLIAYIISMQKGGKSNSTIARAIVSLKVFYEFLKIQDIVDIGKIEIEPPKLEKSPPQILTRDEVERLLSCPKEDDIKGIRDKAMLELLYATGIRVSELINLNLDDINLEHGYIICKNKKRDRVIPIGSYAISAVEKYLRHSRPYLAKSKDEEALFLNFSGERMTRQGFWKIVKFYAQNAKIDKEITPHVLRHSFATHLIENGADVRAVQQMLGHADISTTQRYLQVANVKLKEVYQKTHPRA, from the coding sequence ATGAGTATCATAGAAGCGTTTGGTAATTACCTCCAGAGACAGAATAGATTTTCACAGAATACTATAAGTTCGTATTTACGGGACGCTAAAAAATACATAGAGTTTTTAGATGACATAAAAATAAAACTTGAAAATACTTCTCAGACAACATTGATAGCATACATTATCAGTATGCAAAAAGGTGGTAAATCAAACAGTACTATTGCACGTGCAATTGTTTCACTAAAAGTCTTTTATGAATTTCTAAAAATTCAGGATATTGTTGATATTGGAAAGATTGAGATTGAACCTCCAAAACTTGAAAAAAGTCCACCTCAGATACTTACAAGAGATGAGGTGGAAAGGCTTCTTTCATGTCCGAAAGAGGATGATATTAAAGGAATCAGAGATAAAGCAATGCTTGAGCTTTTGTATGCAACAGGTATCAGGGTAAGCGAGCTTATAAATCTCAATCTTGACGACATCAATCTTGAACACGGATATATTATTTGCAAAAACAAGAAAAGAGACAGAGTTATTCCCATTGGTTCATATGCCATTTCGGCAGTGGAGAAGTATTTGCGTCATTCACGACCTTACCTTGCAAAAAGTAAAGATGAAGAAGCTCTTTTTTTGAACTTTAGCGGTGAAAGAATGACAAGACAGGGATTTTGGAAGATAGTAAAGTTTTATGCACAAAATGCAAAGATAGATAAAGAAATAACACCGCATGTGCTCAGACACTCTTTTGCCACTCATCTAATTGAAAATGGTGCGGATGTGAGAGCTGTTCAGCAAATGCTTGGCCATGCTGATATTTCCACAACACAGAGATACCTTCAAGTTGCAAATGTTAAGCTAAAAGAGGTGTATCAAAAAACCCATCCACGTGCATAA
- a CDS encoding Mur ligase family protein, whose amino-acid sequence MENIRLYIAILLGMIVKLMLKLCGKDATSAPGKIALKIYPRIIKEIDKRCKLKILISGTNGKTTTNNIINWLIADDRVVLSNLKGSNMANGIVSAFINNLRSNYDIACFEVDEGSLPIVTRYLKPDIFVTTNVFRDQLDRYGELDRVKDLILDHIGQALAIINADDPNLASFSGEKKVFYSVDENMFSRKTNVTLDSRFCPICNAKLEYSFYNVGHLGKYECSVCGYKNPESRFIITNIREDLTGFVFDFVDRETGINIENIRWKMGGVYNLYNVCAAISVAMLIGIEKERIKERIETFENKLGRLEKKEVGGKKVIISLVKNPIGMSETLSVISKDPDPKAIVFILNDNAADGRDISWIWDADFDILGRIENIKALYFGGKRKEDMALRVKYSEFVLSNFEFIDYKEDLNRVFELKDIEKVYILPTYTALFEVKKIVDVLSKRMG is encoded by the coding sequence TTGGAAAATATAAGGCTTTACATTGCCATTTTGCTGGGGATGATTGTTAAGCTTATGCTGAAGCTTTGTGGGAAAGATGCAACAAGCGCACCAGGTAAGATTGCCCTGAAAATTTATCCAAGGATTATAAAAGAGATTGATAAAAGGTGCAAATTGAAGATACTTATATCAGGTACAAATGGTAAGACAACCACAAACAACATAATAAACTGGTTAATTGCGGACGATAGAGTTGTGCTTTCTAATTTGAAGGGGTCAAACATGGCAAACGGGATTGTAAGTGCTTTTATAAATAATCTAAGGTCAAATTATGATATTGCATGTTTTGAAGTTGACGAAGGCTCACTGCCAATTGTAACAAGATACTTAAAACCAGACATATTTGTTACAACCAATGTGTTCAGAGACCAGCTTGACAGGTACGGTGAACTTGACAGGGTAAAAGATCTGATTTTAGATCATATTGGACAGGCTTTAGCTATAATAAATGCAGACGATCCAAACTTGGCAAGTTTTAGTGGTGAAAAAAAGGTGTTTTATAGTGTTGATGAAAATATGTTTAGTCGAAAAACCAATGTTACGTTGGATTCACGTTTCTGTCCTATTTGCAATGCCAAGCTTGAATATTCGTTTTATAATGTTGGACATCTTGGTAAATATGAATGCTCAGTTTGTGGTTATAAAAATCCTGAAAGCAGGTTTATCATCACAAATATAAGAGAAGATTTGACAGGGTTTGTTTTTGATTTTGTTGACAGAGAAACAGGTATAAATATTGAGAATATTAGATGGAAAATGGGTGGTGTTTATAATCTGTACAATGTATGTGCAGCTATTTCGGTAGCAATGCTGATTGGCATTGAAAAGGAAAGAATAAAAGAAAGAATTGAAACATTTGAAAATAAACTTGGAAGGTTAGAAAAGAAAGAAGTTGGCGGTAAAAAAGTGATAATATCACTTGTAAAAAACCCCATAGGCATGAGCGAGACACTAAGCGTAATTAGCAAGGACCCTGACCCTAAGGCAATTGTTTTTATCCTTAACGACAATGCTGCAGATGGCAGAGATATTTCATGGATTTGGGATGCTGATTTTGACATCTTGGGCAGGATAGAAAACATCAAAGCTTTGTACTTTGGCGGCAAGAGGAAAGAAGATATGGCCTTGAGAGTAAAATACAGTGAATTTGTACTTTCTAATTTTGAGTTTATTGACTACAAAGAAGATTTAAACAGGGTTTTTGAGCTAAAAGATATTGAGAAGGTCTATATTCTTCCAACATATACAGCTCTCTTTGAAGTAAAGAAAATAGTAGACGTTCTTTCAAAAAGGATGGGATGA
- a CDS encoding BMP family lipoprotein yields the protein MKRSLYAVLSLVVIAALLLSLNVSWNMASGSTSQKTFKVGLVTDVGGVNDRSFNQSAYEGLKRAEKELKIKTTLIQSKQMTDYVPNLQKLAKANYDLIIAVGFLMHDSVVTVAKQFPKAKFLIIDSEISDLPNVASAMFREEQAGYLAGVAAALLEKAKFGKTTGKNIFGVVGGMKIPPVDRYIAGFKAGVLSEIPKAKVIIKYTGKFDDPASGKQVALSEIAQGADFVFQVAGQTGLGVIQAAKEKGVYAIGVDSDQSYVAPATVVTSAMKRVDVATYSVIKDTLNGKFKSGIIYFDLKNNGVGLAPFMKGVPNSVSAKINKVIADIKAGKIKIPTEVK from the coding sequence ATGAAGAGAAGCTTGTATGCGGTTTTAAGTCTTGTTGTGATTGCTGCTCTTTTATTAAGCTTAAATGTATCTTGGAACATGGCAAGTGGGTCTACATCCCAAAAAACTTTTAAGGTAGGGCTTGTCACTGACGTTGGTGGTGTCAATGACAGAAGTTTCAACCAGTCTGCATATGAAGGACTGAAAAGAGCTGAAAAAGAACTAAAAATCAAAACAACTCTCATTCAGTCAAAGCAGATGACAGACTATGTTCCAAACTTACAGAAACTTGCAAAAGCTAATTACGATTTAATTATTGCAGTTGGTTTTTTGATGCACGACTCGGTTGTGACAGTTGCAAAGCAGTTCCCAAAGGCAAAATTTTTAATTATCGACTCTGAGATTTCTGACCTTCCTAATGTTGCCTCAGCTATGTTTAGAGAAGAACAAGCAGGCTACTTAGCAGGAGTTGCTGCAGCTTTGCTTGAGAAAGCTAAGTTTGGTAAAACAACTGGAAAGAATATATTTGGAGTTGTAGGTGGCATGAAGATTCCACCTGTTGACAGATACATTGCAGGTTTTAAAGCTGGCGTCTTGAGCGAGATTCCAAAAGCAAAGGTTATAATCAAGTACACTGGCAAGTTTGATGACCCGGCATCAGGAAAACAGGTAGCTCTTTCAGAAATTGCACAGGGTGCTGACTTTGTGTTCCAAGTTGCAGGGCAGACAGGTCTTGGTGTTATCCAGGCTGCAAAAGAAAAGGGAGTTTATGCAATCGGTGTTGACTCAGACCAAAGCTATGTTGCACCAGCCACTGTTGTTACCTCTGCAATGAAGAGAGTTGACGTTGCAACATACAGTGTTATAAAAGATACATTAAATGGGAAATTCAAAAGTGGTATCATTTACTTTGATTTGAAAAACAATGGCGTTGGACTTGCTCCGTTTATGAAAGGTGTTCCAAATAGTGTGAGTGCAAAAATAAACAAGGTAATTGCTGATATAAAAGCTGGTAAGATAAAGATACCAACAGAAGTAAAGTAG
- the spoIIP gene encoding stage II sporulation protein P has protein sequence MVKVVDFKKVVLVTTILFVVGVGFLVERLVFSNQVATAVLFSYSKEIISFNIPIFSDHFANKIIKIENIVRFSYPMFAGTNFQEVEGVPLYEDDAIMIDYNQQTQEDKKNVQSESQNENIEFQKYFTNSTQKVGTCNNIEIMNQTDYKIDANILLKTNFKIFNGKKPSILIYHTHTTESYNSFSQNLVYTPGTTDRTLDFNYNVVRVGEELKRILEKQYGYKVYHSKDVNDYPEYKGSYSRSLKVIEKYKSEHPDIKVFIDLHRDAIGNGSKKVKVSTVAFGYEVAKVMLVVGTDKLGLYHPFWRQNLLFAVHLQKNLSKICPQITRPINLSAARYNQHVSPYAIIIEIGSNGNTLEEALRSCQIVAKALDDTIMGR, from the coding sequence ATGGTTAAGGTTGTTGATTTTAAAAAGGTAGTATTGGTAACTACTATACTTTTTGTGGTTGGTGTTGGCTTTTTAGTTGAAAGATTAGTTTTTTCAAATCAAGTAGCCACAGCAGTGCTTTTCAGCTATTCAAAAGAGATTATTTCATTTAATATACCAATTTTTTCTGACCATTTTGCAAACAAGATTATTAAGATTGAAAATATAGTAAGGTTTTCTTATCCGATGTTTGCTGGAACAAACTTTCAAGAAGTTGAAGGTGTACCTTTATATGAAGACGATGCTATTATGATAGATTATAATCAGCAGACCCAAGAAGATAAGAAAAATGTTCAATCAGAAAGCCAGAATGAAAATATCGAATTTCAGAAATACTTTACAAATAGTACTCAAAAAGTTGGGACCTGCAATAACATAGAGATTATGAATCAGACAGATTATAAAATTGATGCTAATATCCTTTTGAAGACAAATTTCAAAATCTTCAATGGAAAAAAACCGTCCATTTTAATTTACCATACTCACACAACAGAAAGCTACAATTCTTTTTCTCAAAACCTTGTATACACTCCTGGCACAACAGACAGAACACTTGACTTTAACTACAACGTTGTGAGAGTAGGGGAGGAGTTAAAAAGAATCTTAGAAAAACAATATGGTTATAAAGTTTATCACAGCAAAGATGTAAATGATTATCCAGAATACAAGGGTTCTTATTCGCGGTCATTGAAGGTAATAGAGAAATATAAAAGTGAACATCCTGATATAAAAGTCTTTATAGATTTACACAGAGATGCTATTGGAAATGGTTCAAAAAAAGTAAAGGTTTCAACAGTTGCGTTTGGATATGAGGTTGCAAAGGTAATGCTTGTTGTAGGGACAGACAAGCTTGGGCTTTATCATCCTTTTTGGCGACAGAACCTTCTGTTTGCTGTGCATCTTCAAAAAAATCTCAGCAAAATATGCCCTCAGATTACAAGACCTATAAACCTCTCTGCTGCACGATACAATCAACATGTATCACCATATGCTATAATCATTGAAATTGGTAGCAATGGGAATACCTTAGAAGAAGCCTTAAGGAGTTGCCAGATTGTTGCAAAGGCATTGGATGATACTATCATGGGAAGGTGA
- a CDS encoding type 1 glutamine amidotransferase, with amino-acid sequence MNMFPEVLNLYGDRGNIICLQKRCVWRGIKANIFEYNLGAGQEILKSADIILLGGASDREQSIVYSHLINLKGLIKSLIEDGIVVLAICGGYQLLGEAYIDASGRAIKGLHLLDFITKAEGKRLIGNIIIETSLDVFPKTVVGYENHGGRTYHDYQPFGKVLKGHGNNGKDGFEGLIYKNVIGTYLHGPLLPKNPHIADFMIKKALERKYNLDSLEFQKLDDTLEYLAHNRVKELYM; translated from the coding sequence GTGAATATGTTTCCAGAAGTTTTAAACCTATATGGAGATAGAGGCAATATTATCTGTCTGCAGAAAAGATGCGTTTGGAGAGGCATAAAAGCAAACATTTTTGAATACAATTTAGGCGCAGGCCAAGAAATCCTAAAAAGTGCAGATATAATTTTGCTTGGTGGGGCATCAGATAGAGAACAGTCTATTGTATATTCACATCTTATAAATTTGAAAGGGCTTATTAAAAGTCTTATTGAAGATGGGATTGTAGTACTTGCAATCTGTGGTGGCTATCAGCTTTTAGGAGAGGCTTATATCGATGCAAGCGGAAGAGCAATAAAGGGTCTTCATCTTCTGGATTTTATAACAAAAGCTGAGGGGAAAAGACTTATTGGTAACATTATAATCGAAACAAGCTTGGATGTTTTTCCAAAAACAGTTGTGGGATATGAAAATCATGGTGGTAGAACATATCATGATTATCAACCTTTTGGCAAGGTTTTAAAAGGTCATGGCAATAACGGAAAGGATGGATTTGAAGGACTAATTTATAAAAACGTGATAGGTACTTATCTGCACGGACCTCTTCTTCCAAAAAATCCGCATATTGCAGACTTTATGATCAAAAAAGCTCTTGAAAGAAAGTATAATTTGGATAGCTTAGAGTTTCAGAAATTAGATGATACATTAGAGTATTTAGCACACAACAGGGTAAAAGAATTGTATATGTAA
- a CDS encoding ABC transporter ATP-binding protein, with protein MEYILQVKDISKRFGNIQANDNVFLDVKKGEVHAILGENGAGKSTLMNIIYGLYTPDSGEIYFEGQKLEVKGPHEAIEKGIGMVHQHFMLIPVFTVAENIVLGFEPKGFRFNVQEAEKKILEISKKYNLEIDPKAKVGDLSVGMQQRVEILKAFYRDARLLILDEPTAMLTPQETRELFKIINNLKAQGISILFISHKLDEVMEISDRVTVMRRGKTIKTLNTKETTEQELANLMVGREVKLVVEKTEPRLGETVLKVENLSVKLKNGVEKVKDVSFEVRRGEIFGIAGVDGNGQNELVEAIVGLISSTGKIIFKGEEIQNLPTRRRYEKGIAYIPADRQQDGLVLNFTVAENIVLKRYYKKPYSNGGFLNYKVIISEADRLIHEFDVRPPDYKLFAKNLSGGNQQKVILAREFSSSPDLLIAVQPTRGMDVGAIEYIHRKLIELRDSGKAILLVSLELDEILNLSDRIAVMYSGRIMDILESKNATKEEIGLMMIGKKKKEA; from the coding sequence ATGGAGTACATTTTGCAGGTAAAGGATATTTCTAAAAGATTTGGTAATATTCAAGCAAATGATAATGTGTTTTTGGATGTCAAAAAAGGTGAGGTACATGCCATACTTGGGGAAAATGGTGCTGGAAAGTCTACTTTAATGAATATCATCTATGGTCTTTATACTCCTGATTCTGGAGAGATATATTTTGAAGGTCAAAAACTTGAAGTCAAAGGACCTCATGAAGCAATTGAAAAAGGAATAGGAATGGTTCATCAGCATTTTATGTTGATACCTGTATTTACCGTGGCTGAAAATATTGTTTTGGGATTTGAGCCAAAAGGTTTTAGGTTTAATGTTCAAGAAGCTGAGAAGAAAATTCTTGAGATTTCGAAGAAATACAATTTAGAAATTGACCCAAAGGCAAAAGTTGGAGATTTAAGTGTAGGTATGCAACAAAGAGTAGAGATATTAAAGGCTTTTTACAGAGATGCAAGGCTTTTGATACTTGATGAACCAACAGCAATGCTAACACCCCAAGAGACAAGGGAACTTTTTAAGATTATAAATAACCTGAAAGCTCAAGGGATATCCATATTATTTATAAGCCACAAACTTGATGAGGTTATGGAAATTTCAGATAGAGTAACTGTTATGAGAAGAGGAAAGACAATAAAGACCTTGAACACCAAAGAAACAACCGAACAGGAACTTGCAAATTTGATGGTCGGAAGAGAAGTTAAACTTGTTGTTGAAAAGACTGAACCGCGGTTAGGAGAGACTGTGTTAAAGGTTGAAAACCTTTCAGTCAAACTGAAAAACGGTGTTGAAAAGGTCAAAGATGTAAGTTTTGAAGTAAGAAGAGGAGAGATTTTTGGTATAGCAGGTGTTGATGGAAATGGACAAAATGAGCTTGTAGAAGCTATTGTTGGACTTATTTCATCAACAGGGAAAATAATCTTCAAAGGAGAGGAAATTCAAAACCTTCCCACCCGCAGACGTTACGAAAAAGGGATTGCTTATATTCCAGCAGACAGGCAGCAGGACGGGCTTGTTTTGAACTTTACAGTGGCAGAAAACATTGTGCTCAAAAGGTACTATAAAAAGCCATATTCTAATGGAGGTTTTTTAAATTATAAGGTAATAATCTCAGAAGCTGATAGACTCATACATGAATTTGATGTGCGTCCACCTGATTACAAGTTATTTGCAAAGAATCTTTCAGGTGGCAATCAGCAAAAGGTAATCTTGGCAAGAGAGTTTTCAAGCAGTCCAGACCTTTTAATTGCTGTTCAACCAACAAGAGGAATGGATGTGGGAGCTATAGAGTACATCCATAGAAAACTGATTGAACTTCGGGACAGTGGTAAAGCAATACTACTTGTTTCTTTAGAACTTGATGAGATTTTGAATCTTTCTGACAGGATTGCTGTGATGTATTCGGGCAGGATTATGGATATTTTGGAAAGTAAAAATGCAACAAAAGAAGAGATAGGACTTATGATGATAGGCAAGAAAAAGAAGGAGGCCTAA
- a CDS encoding ABC transporter permease → MIKKILQSILMPLIAIFISMVVGGIVILITAKQNPIYAYIALFSGAYGNLMNFATTLTNAIPLIITGLGVAIAFSSGLFNIGAEGQFWIGAIVATYLGYQIKGLPWFLHIPLIIICAMIAGALWGGLVPGLAKVYTGAHEVITTMMMSYIAIYFSHYLLEGGPMMDKGTIPQSPVIQNSAKLSTLVPNTQLSSGLYIAILAVVVVYILMYKTTIGYELRAVGFNIKAAKYAGMNVAQKLVLAMGLSGAFAGLAGAVQIMGVQHRLYDSFTSGYGYTAIVVALLANNNPIGVVIAAIFLAGLSTGAQEMQMQTNISGQLADVVVGLIIFFIAIEELYRIVMEKIKTRKTKLQPVGGQE, encoded by the coding sequence ATGATAAAAAAGATTTTGCAGAGTATTTTAATGCCGCTTATTGCTATTTTTATATCCATGGTTGTAGGTGGGATAGTAATATTAATCACAGCAAAGCAAAATCCTATTTATGCGTACATTGCTCTTTTTAGTGGAGCATATGGGAATTTAATGAACTTTGCGACAACTCTGACAAACGCAATACCTCTCATAATAACAGGCCTTGGAGTTGCAATAGCATTTTCTTCAGGACTTTTTAATATTGGTGCTGAAGGACAGTTTTGGATAGGCGCAATTGTTGCAACTTATCTTGGGTATCAGATAAAGGGTCTTCCATGGTTTTTACACATTCCATTGATAATAATATGTGCTATGATAGCGGGCGCACTTTGGGGCGGACTTGTTCCAGGGTTGGCAAAAGTTTATACTGGTGCTCATGAGGTTATCACAACTATGATGATGAGCTATATAGCCATTTATTTTAGCCATTATTTGTTAGAAGGCGGTCCGATGATGGACAAGGGAACAATACCCCAATCACCGGTGATTCAAAACAGTGCAAAGTTAAGTACTTTGGTACCAAATACACAACTGTCAAGTGGACTTTACATTGCAATTTTGGCAGTTGTGGTAGTATATATTCTCATGTACAAAACAACCATAGGTTATGAACTCAGAGCAGTAGGGTTTAATATCAAAGCTGCAAAGTATGCTGGCATGAACGTTGCTCAAAAACTTGTTTTGGCAATGGGGCTTTCTGGTGCATTTGCTGGTCTTGCTGGTGCTGTTCAGATAATGGGTGTGCAGCACAGACTCTATGATAGCTTTACTTCGGGTTATGGTTATACTGCTATAGTTGTTGCGCTTCTTGCGAATAACAATCCAATTGGTGTTGTAATTGCAGCAATTTTCTTGGCAGGACTTTCAACAGGTGCCCAGGAGATGCAGATGCAAACAAATATTTCTGGACAGCTTGCTGATGTTGTGGTAGGACTTATAATATTCTTTATTGCAATTGAAGAACTTTATAGGATTGTTATGGAAAAGATTAAAACCAGGAAAACAAAGTTGCAACCGGTAGGAGGGCAAGAGTAA
- the mtnP gene encoding S-methyl-5'-thioadenosine phosphorylase — translation MIGIIGGSGFYSFLVNFEEIEIETPYGKPSDKIAISKVGGKEVAFIPRHGKKHIYPPHKVPYKANIYALKELGVVKIISTTACGSLKKEIMPGDFVIVDQFIDRTWGREDTFSDIGNVKHTSMAQPYDEQMREIAINVLEELGYRFHKKGTCVVIQGPRFSTLAESRWYSKMGFDVIGMTQYPEVALANELGIKYLNITLVTDYDAGLEDDPDIKPVSHEEVLRVFSENVEKLKKVIIEIIKRI, via the coding sequence ATGATAGGGATAATAGGTGGTTCTGGATTTTACTCTTTTTTGGTAAACTTTGAGGAGATTGAGATTGAAACACCTTATGGCAAACCAAGTGATAAAATAGCAATCTCCAAGGTGGGAGGAAAGGAAGTTGCGTTTATTCCGAGGCATGGGAAGAAACATATTTACCCTCCTCATAAAGTGCCATATAAGGCAAATATATATGCATTAAAAGAACTGGGTGTTGTGAAGATTATTTCAACAACAGCATGTGGAAGCTTAAAAAAGGAGATTATGCCGGGTGATTTTGTAATTGTTGACCAGTTTATTGACAGAACATGGGGACGAGAGGACACATTTTCGGATATTGGAAATGTAAAGCACACCTCAATGGCACAGCCTTATGATGAACAGATGAGAGAAATTGCAATTAATGTTTTAGAAGAACTTGGATATAGATTTCATAAAAAAGGTACATGTGTAGTTATTCAGGGACCGCGATTTTCTACTTTAGCAGAAAGCAGATGGTATTCCAAGATGGGGTTTGACGTTATTGGAATGACCCAGTATCCCGAAGTAGCTTTGGCAAATGAGCTTGGAATAAAGTATTTAAATATAACTCTTGTGACAGACTATGATGCGGGGTTAGAAGATGACCCAGATATAAAACCTGTTTCGCATGAAGAGGTTTTAAGAGTGTTTTCTGAAAATGTAGAAAAGCTCAAAAAGGTTATCATTGAAATAATAAAAAGAATATAA